In the Hermetia illucens chromosome 1, iHerIll2.2.curated.20191125, whole genome shotgun sequence genome, CAAGGCGCaataaaattatcaacggcgacTGGATTTTACGATCGAGCAAGACAtgccagaatccgcttcaatCTCGTCAAGGAAGCTGTTAAAAATAAAGACATACAGCTTGAACAGATGCCGATAAATGGTCTTCGACATATTCACGAAGTCTCTACCTCGAGAGAGACACATGTAACTCATGCAGGCAGTGGGCATGAGCAAGATGGACTAAGCACAGATCATAAGTACACGTTCACGTTAAGGAAAAGTGCTGCTTATTAACCATAAATAACATTATCTTTTCCGATTTCGTGAATAAACAAAGACGGTATTGGGCTGTTATCTAGTGAAAGGTAGTTTGAGTTGGAATCGCAAGATAGGATATCGTCGGGGCGTTTATTTTTGAAGACACTCTCAGCCGAACAATAACTTCAAAATTGGACGAATCGTGAGATTACAGCAGGGAAACTTGATATCAATAGGCTGGACTCAAGTGTCATACTTTAAAACAGAGCATTCGCGTGGAAGGGATATGTTTCCTGTGAAACTTATTTCACGAAGAGTCGTATATCCTTTCCCATGAAGAGCCCAGCAGACATCTTTTTATGGGCACACTTTAAAAGCAAGGTATACCGTAGTAACCTCACAATGTTGCCGCAATTGAAGTGGAAGGAACAGAATCAGTTTCAAGAAATGATAGGGGTCCTAACCGTCAAGTACATCATCTGAAAACATAAAATTACATTTAATCAACtttaaattgttaaaaaatagATATAATAGTCTTTTTCTTTCAACTTTCCAAATTGATTTCTTTCTGTATCACCTTTTATAAGCGGACATTTCGTTGTAAATTGACAAAATAAGATTAGAAACGCAAAAAATTTCTTATTGGGCTCGTTAAAATGTgcataaaatattaaatatttattgttttatgTGTACGTTCAAGAATTCATATGTAAATTCTAGTTTAAATGTTTGTATTAGGTCCTTGCTACACACAGTTCCTGACACTACATAAAGATGGTAGCATAGAAGGGATATTACTGTACTTTACTTTATAACGAAATTTCACACAATCTAATTTCATCTTGTAATCCTTAAGGCCACATTTGTGCGGGCAAATTCATATCTAACTTTCTCTACGAAAAGAGCTAGCCGTGGTTGCCTACACACTTCTTATATCATAAAATTTTTACACTAGGCGAGATTTGGGTACTTAAAAGAATGTTATTAAATATAACAAACGTTCAATAACAGGCTCTGTGTGGACAATGATTAATAAACACTCTGACAAAACCTCTATGCGGCTTTATAATTCGATCCTGGTGTCTTTTGGATGTTAGCATCTACCGTCCAAATTTCCAAGTCGCCCACATATTGGGGTTGATTTCCAATTGCAGTTATTGTTAGGCAACTTCAATACTTGAATCATCAAATAATTCACTCATCATATTCTCTGGTGGGTCCACGTTCATCATTTGATCAGCATTGAGAATTGAGTCTCCGAATGCAAAGTTGTTAACATCATTGTTCCCATAAATTGTAGTGTTCTCGTTGACGACCACACTAGTTTCAGAGCTATTCCCGTTCTGTTCAGCAGATTCTTGCCGCTGTTGTTCTCCATTGTTCTTATGGAACTTTTCAATGTGCTGTTTTAATGATTGCTTGTAGCGAAAACTGTGATTGCAGATATCACAACGGAACGGTGTCTCCCCAGTATGACTCCTCAAATGGACGTTATAGTGGTGTTCATACCAAAACACTTTAGAACATTGCTCACATTTGAAGTATTGTTTTTGTACGTTCTTGGCATCATGCTTAAGAAGCATGTGAGCTCCTAATTTCAATTTATCTGAGAACTTCTCCGAGCATATTTCACATTGAAATGGTTTCTCTCCTGTATGATTCCGAAAATGTTTCACCAAATCACATCGATCACGAAAACTCTTAGGACACAGTTGACATTGATAGCTTGTTAGGTCTTTTGTATGATATAGTTTTTTGTGTCTGTTGAGACTCTGAATGAACCGAAATGATTGCTTACAAGTTTCACATTGGTAGGGGGTCTCCTTTGTATGTGTTCGAACATGCTCATCGTAATGACTTCTAACAGCGAAAATTTTACCACAATCCTCACACTTGTAACATCCGGTCTCTTCCCTTCCATCAACGTGTTTTTCTGCGATATGAGTTCGGAAATGACGTTCAGATGTAAATTTCTCCGAACATAATACACATTTGAAGCCTTCTCCTCCCGAATGGGTGCTTACATGCCGAATGAACACTGTATAAAGCTCGAAATTCTTTAGACAATGTGGACACTGGTGCAATTTATTGGGTTCATGTGATTTCATATGTTGCGTCAAGTCCACTTTACGTTCAAACGTTTGTAAACATGTTTTACACTGAAATTCAGGATTCGATTTTATGTTCTTTTCCCCATGTCTCTCGCGTATATGCAGATTCAAGATTTGCTTGTAATTGAAACTTTGCGAGCATAGCTCACACTTGTAAGGTTTCCCTTCCATGTGCATTTTTCTATGTCGAGGCATGCTTGATTTGTTGCTTAATACTTTGTGGCATATATCACATTCGTAGCCTTGCTTCTCATTCTGCTTTACTAAACATCTTTTGCAGTCATTATTCTTCATACCCTTGCAATCGGTGCAATGTTTGAAACGAATATGACAATTCAAATTATGTTTGAAGCGAAAAGTTTGTGCACATTGATCACACTTAAACGGTTTCTCCATTTCATGCATTTCCAAATGAGCTATCAAAGCTGACTTTTCATTGAAAGCCTGGGCGCATGGATTACATTTGAAGACCTGTTGCCCGTTGATATTTTGGACAGGATGTAGGCTTTCTGCGTGTTGATTTAAATCATCCTGACTTAAAAATGTTTTCGCACAGAATTCACATTTGAATAAAACTTCCGGGACATGGATCTTTTTGTGTTCTTCAAGTTCTTTTGCTTCACTAAAAGGTTGGAAACATATCGAACATTCGAAAATGTCATCTTCGAACGTTTCCTCGATAATCTCGTCGAACAGATCATCACTTACGCCTTTATTCAAACCATTAACAGTgagcttttcaatttttgagttCCGAGCTATATGATCCTTCGCAATGTGTTCATCTACATCAATTTGTAGCTTGAAGCGTTTAGTGCAAAATGGACACTGAAAGTCGTATCCTGTCAGAGCGGGTTCTCCTATGATTTGATTGTACTCCAATTGCGAGCCCATGTGAGTTGCGAAGTGTTGCCTTTGGCTGCCGATAATAGCTAGAATGAGGTAGGAGAAAGATTAGAAGTTAGTCGTGGTCAAGATTTCAAATTCTTATTATAGAGGGAAATTTCTGACCAGATATTGCACTATAAAATCATAAGTATTTGTATTATGTTGACAATCATTAATTTTTGGACTTCATTCAattaaaacaaatcgggaaaccggaagcttgatgcttcaggtataaaaggttttgtgtttccctatgtgaggaacggtagttaaaaattccattgtcctctAACTTTTAAAAAGCGATTTAAAAAAATCGTTTCATGGAAAGTAATGTACTTCACACTGTTCACATTcgcatactgtacatatatatgcacctatataaattgatcttaCCCATGTTTCCgacttacttcgtgcacaaaagcatgcatatatacatatatcgtacgtatattaaatacggctggtttaatgtacaaatatatctatctgaattagacactacccgcaaacttcattagcaaccTATTATATAtccatacacacatgtctgtttggagtaattgatttgtaaatgactaaaaaactaaaacaaaataattctttccgacctcaTTAATAGAATAATAGAAGCTcgctttgttgtggtattgacaaattgatattgaatgatgacgtcatacacgttgtagaatgcacaaaattcacaaaaaatggcaaagtttcaccccgtataactttgttaataatagttgcattttcttcaaacttgaccaaattgtgcactatattatcccttacacccaaGTCAAATTTTGAACTTCCGGGGTGccggggtaaatttctaaaatgtggaaatatactattattaactttatttgtgcagatatcggaaccggatgtattttgagcacTAGATTTGGATCGAtgttcatattttgagccctcccaTATTtttcatccgatatcaaatattgaaccaatttcgaaaagtaccaattgaggcctttcatttaataccccatatggccacatttaatggaaaaaaatttggagcaatgcctcggtggtggattacttgaccaacgttgcatcgaatactaccagtaacctggagaaagaggcatttaaaaggagtacatcactcccgacaacgcctgttcaaaatacacgGAAAGATGCCCCACAAATTGGTCATTCATTACCCCATAATGGGATGACTACACCTGGTCAGAACatgccgcaggacttagtgtttgatccatttaggaagagctcgacgatcctgcgatctcctccgaaatctacgttgaaggaaggaaatccgggaagctctcggaaggctaataaatacggaagtgcccagtgggaaaaccaagcaaaGGAGCAGTGCTAGAatccggacgaatcatcgtttgccctattcggaggtaaaatagtagacttgtctgaatttataaaggacaaacacaacgtgcaccaggccaacaaaaacatggtccgtaccattcgtgtACTATACAATActgccaaggacgaaaaaaatgcctcgaagaaatcaagcgtcacccggACAACACAattgacaccccctcaaaatccaaaggacaGTAAACTTGAAAcgaggagtagagagggcgcaaactattctttcggatcctcacaggacgcgaaaaccaaggcaaacaaagttaccaaaatcgtggaaactgtggggccggctccaatcgacccaagggaggtaaagccccaaaaaggaaccaaagaagcatggaccaaggttggcggaaagaaaaatgcgacacatAAAAAAAGATTACGGgccgaattaattatcatctccaggtgatatgacttacgcctcgacagttacctttcggagaggacaccgGTTactgcaggagtaccacaggactCAGtgctgggtcctctcctgtggaacgtcatgtacaatggggtccttgtccttcccgtgccaaaggaggccatgataatcggtttcgcaaatGACccagctgtggttgtcgtcgcgaaacaacctgaagccGTTGAAATGTACACTAACGAAATCATTAaggccataaaagcgtggctggagatggtgcagcttgaccttgcggaacaaacgagagagaggcggtcttgattaccaaccgtaggaagcggaatacggttaatattcgtgttggtggccaTATCTTCACTTCGGAACCGGTTATCaagtacctaggggtgatgattgacactAAAAGCaatttcaaggggcacctggactaagCCTGtcagaaagcggcaaataccagcgcatcattagcgcggatgttgcctaacattggaggcccaagatacagtcacagattacttgtggccagagtggttcgctccacactattatacgcggcaccagttttgGAGGAAACACTAGCGTATGAGAGCAATCGGCGCTAAGGGTGTaaagcgccttcagaacaatatcaggcgacgcagtgtgtgttattg is a window encoding:
- the LOC119646989 gene encoding zinc finger protein 429-like isoform X1, producing the protein MSPEQICRTCLGSTGILHNLFGPDRIQLERDKASAADFIGLLLNTAIEEDDGLSSKICQICYFELQRIYLFKTKCEYSQTVLMQLRNVKIKIRKLKSDKSNEIIKDKPTVVNGLSHAKYMTTIEHATNSAEFNAIADNAEPSNLSTKSNPVSTNYVEFIDDPLNLIQFEQLSGSHGDATVDMDLDNVIIKEEPSDLCEAIEEDVFNDPDNNAANSLPDVRGNQILVAEHEVNQASEDENFECPACPYVHVSAEGLEKHLIKNHIIGNMCTICNTAIIGSQRQHFATHMGSQLEYNQIIGEPALTGYDFQCPFCTKRFKLQIDVDEHIAKDHIARNSKIEKLTVNGLNKGVSDDLFDEIIEETFEDDIFECSICFQPFSEAKELEEHKKIHVPEVLFKCEFCAKTFLSQDDLNQHAESLHPVQNINGQQVFKCNPCAQAFNEKSALIAHLEMHEMEKPFKCDQCAQTFRFKHNLNCHIRFKHCTDCKGMKNNDCKRCLVKQNEKQGYECDICHKVLSNKSSMPRHRKMHMEGKPYKCELCSQSFNYKQILNLHIRERHGEKNIKSNPEFQCKTCLQTFERKVDLTQHMKSHEPNKLHQCPHCLKNFELYTVFIRHVSTHSGGEGFKCVLCSEKFTSERHFRTHIAEKHVDGREETGCYKCEDCGKIFAVRSHYDEHVRTHTKETPYQCETCKQSFRFIQSLNRHKKLYHTKDLTSYQCQLCPKSFRDRCDLVKHFRNHTGEKPFQCEICSEKFSDKLKLGAHMLLKHDAKNVQKQYFKCEQCSKVFWYEHHYNVHLRSHTGETPFRCDICNHSFRYKQSLKQHIEKFHKNNGEQQRQESAEQNGNSSETSVVVNENTTIYGNNDVNNFAFGDSILNADQMMNVDPPENMMSELFDDSSIEVA
- the LOC119646989 gene encoding zinc finger protein 429-like isoform X2; the encoded protein is MIIEEDDGLSSKICQICYFELQRIYLFKTKCEYSQTVLMQLRNVKIKIRKLKSDKSNEIIKDKPTVVNGLSHAKYMTTIEHATNSAEFNAIADNAEPSNLSTKSNPVSTNYVEFIDDPLNLIQFEQLSGSHGDATVDMDLDNVIIKEEPSDLCEAIEEDVFNDPDNNAANSLPDVRGNQILVAEHEVNQASEDENFECPACPYVHVSAEGLEKHLIKNHIIGNMCTICNTAIIGSQRQHFATHMGSQLEYNQIIGEPALTGYDFQCPFCTKRFKLQIDVDEHIAKDHIARNSKIEKLTVNGLNKGVSDDLFDEIIEETFEDDIFECSICFQPFSEAKELEEHKKIHVPEVLFKCEFCAKTFLSQDDLNQHAESLHPVQNINGQQVFKCNPCAQAFNEKSALIAHLEMHEMEKPFKCDQCAQTFRFKHNLNCHIRFKHCTDCKGMKNNDCKRCLVKQNEKQGYECDICHKVLSNKSSMPRHRKMHMEGKPYKCELCSQSFNYKQILNLHIRERHGEKNIKSNPEFQCKTCLQTFERKVDLTQHMKSHEPNKLHQCPHCLKNFELYTVFIRHVSTHSGGEGFKCVLCSEKFTSERHFRTHIAEKHVDGREETGCYKCEDCGKIFAVRSHYDEHVRTHTKETPYQCETCKQSFRFIQSLNRHKKLYHTKDLTSYQCQLCPKSFRDRCDLVKHFRNHTGEKPFQCEICSEKFSDKLKLGAHMLLKHDAKNVQKQYFKCEQCSKVFWYEHHYNVHLRSHTGETPFRCDICNHSFRYKQSLKQHIEKFHKNNGEQQRQESAEQNGNSSETSVVVNENTTIYGNNDVNNFAFGDSILNADQMMNVDPPENMMSELFDDSSIEVA